The sequence CAATGGATTTGAGTAGACTAGTGAGGCACTCGCTCAAGCAGATGGTTTGGGTTGGTCATAGGTCTGCAACCGTGGCAGATTAGGTTTGGAGGTCAACCCAGGCCCAGTCTGGCCTTGACCCAACTCAACTTGACATCCAGCTCTATTTTCTTAACCTATTTGGTTGGGTTGACAATGGGAATGAGAAGTAGGGTTTGGAGGTAGGGTTTTCCCATGGAGGCAAAGGCAAAAGTCAAAAAAGAGTGGGAGAAAAATGAATTGTTATCGGATTTTCACCAGTATTGAAGCATTAATGAGTTGCAGCAATTTCAAGATACAACAAAAGAGTTCTCATCgaactttgttttaaaaaaaaactcaaacgaCAAGAAGGAAGATGAGGAAAACAATATGCAAAATCATGCCCATTAGGATGCGCATTTGGTTAGGGCAAATGCTGGGATGTGTGGTAGAGGTGCACAGTCTCGTGTTCAATTCTTACCATTAGTTGAATGCCTTAGATTCCTTGATGCTGATTGTGGTCGGTGCGGTCAACACCTTGAGGTTTGGGTCTCCATGGAGAGTTGAAGGGCTTGGCCAATGAAGGTTCCTTagttataaaggaaaaaaagaaaaaagcaaacaaaatcaTTTAGCTCATCACACAAAACCTCCACACATCTTTATCACCAAGtgatttgatattttctttgcaGTACTGTTGCCTTTTGTCTTTAGAATGTCCCTATCAAATCTTATGGTTCGGAAGTTTATCCTTAATctatctatctctctctctctctctctctctcataaaattaaaagtgtGAGTGCATGTCACAGCTGATGTatcaaaatgttatttttgttgaaaTTGGTTGCAGTATGTGATCTATGCATTTATTGACATTTGGCTGTCCACATGTGATTTTACATTCCTTTGTTGCttattttctttgtatcatCTCAAGATGCCCAATCATTGATTTATGCTTATCCGTAGGTAGCAGGAGAGAAGATGATTGGACCTGTCCTAGCTGTGGcaatgttaatttttcttttaggacGACTTGCAATATGCGCAATTGTACCCAACCCAGACCAGCTGATCATAACTCAGTAAGATGTGGACTTCTGTAGTATCTTTTTATCTGGAGGAACAGAACCACATTTGTTTCGGTATTTCACATGCTGGAATACATAATCTACTAATAGATTATTGTGCTGGTGTGTGTAACTTTCAGGAATTGTTGTTATAAATATAGAGATGCAGAACCTTTTCAATTCATGTAGAATTCCCATTGTTGTGACCCTGACCTTGTGGGTGACTAACCATCCACTGACCACCAATCTACAAAGGAGCAGACTAGGATACACAACTAGTctgtctctctttttctctctcatatTCAAATGAATGTGACTACAAATATTAACATTAGcagaattttaatgttttttagttatattttgcTTTTCTGATAAGCATATTAACTTAATCTAGCTGTCATGCCAATATCAGCCTTTTTATGGTGATGTAGGATGCATCACATATCTATGTTGAAAATCCCTAGTCATAAGATGCTTGCTTGTGGTGGTCTTCAAAAATAGATCTTCACTCAAGGGCATctttattcatgtcaaccagtTTGTTTGGGTTGTATGCTGAACAGAGTAGACCATTCTGAATTGGATTTAATCCTGTTGGATTGGGTTTTGACTCAGTTTGATTGGAACTGGGTCTCATTTCAGGTGCATGGGTAGGATTTTTGCATAAGTATGTGGATATGACCTGAACTCAAATTAACTTAGATGTGGTTATTTCATGATCCAAATCCATTTAAATtcacatttttatgtttttcatgtGCTTTGATAGGGTTGTATTCCATATGAGCCTGATATTTATTGTTGGCTCACCATTTCCTTacagcttaaacttttaggtaAATTGGGAGCTTAACATAGTGCAAAGCCTTGTAGGTCATGAATTCAAACTTGACTGCTTATGTCTCCCATTTATTGAGCCCAGATGGAAAGCCTAAATAAGGCTGTCCATGTAGTAGGGTGTTAAGATTGTAAcctatattattttgatattcattGTTGGTAAACTTAAACTTTTGGGTTAATTTGTAGCTCAAAATGTTTCATTATTTCCAGATATTGATATTAATGTATTGGGCATTTATCCACCTTAAATCGTGGATGCAATATTGACAGTCATCTAGAGAGCTCTAATTCACTAGGAGACTAATCTTGTTAGTTTTCCAGTGATAAAGTAAGGCCAGGGATAATGTGACAAAAGGCAAACatttcaaaaccctaaaattccTTATGAGTTGAGGTGGCTTGGGAAAGTAATGTGGCAAGACCCACAAGGATATTTGTATGTGCTCTGCCTTTCCACTGTTGTAAGGCTTTACCAGCCATCAAAGTAGGAAACTATGATTTCACATCCTTTTAGCCTATTGTGCTGCTAACTTCCCATCATTTGATTACTGTTTTAGTTCTTTCTATTATTATTCAGTCTGCATATAGCTTTGCCATGTTCCATCTTGCTTCTTACTGCTAAAGCTATTAATTCTGTGGATTGTTGGATGGGGAAGGAGATGTGTATACTTTTGGAACCCATCACATTCAGATCCTTTTCAGGATTGGAATAGGCTTTGGGGTGTAGTGAATTTTCAATAAGGTTTTCTATGATACTCAAAAGAGTGTTGCCTGGGGAGAAGGGGTGAATGATAAATGGTGTAGAAGGTTGCATTTCATGCATTGGTGGCTTCATTGGTTAACACTGTAATAGCGAGCCTCTTATTAAGGAGTGAAAAAAATCTTCCAAATTGATGTTATAATTGCAAGCATGGGGGTGGCAGAtcactttctttttcattgtttgTTCACCTCAGGGTTATGGAGCCTGATTATTGGTTGACAGAGGCAATTAGTTAACTCTGATTTTTCAAAGAGATGGTGAGAAAGGTGCTATGGTAGGTTTGTTGGCAAGGGCATGGCATGGAGGTTGGGTTGAAGACAGCTCCATTGTGTTTAATATGGACTCTTATGCAGTTAAGCTAGCAGAGGAACTTTCATCCGAAAGCAGGCATCTATGTTGGAACTGAAACAGGGGTCTAAAGTAATCAACTTGTTGGGTGTCAATTGGCATGTGGGTTAAGAGGGCTGCCTTTCATATCATTATTGCATGATTTGCATGCTGTGgtgtaatttgattttcatgTCCTTGCTGCACCTTGTTTTAGTCCATTCAATTAGCACTGCATGGATAATCTGCTCCCAGCCTCCTTCCCCCTTGATCACATCTATCGAATTGCTTGTATTTGCTGATGTACTGATTCAGATtataagtttttcttctccAATTGTAGCactttttgttgattttaggGCAATAGTAACAATGGTGATAATTACTTTCtatctaaaacatttttttttaccagaAATCTGCTGCTAAGCCTGTGCAAGTTCCTCAGGGTTACTCCTCAGCTCCATATGTAGGTTCTGGTGCACCCTCTTCAATGTATCTTGGCGTGCCACCATATGGTTCTTCTCTCTTCAATGGAGCACCCATTCCTCCTTATGATGGTCCCTTTTCTGGGGGCTCTGCATATCACTACAACTATGGCAGCCGCCTTTCTGCAGGCAGTCCTTACCGACCTCTGCATTTATCTGGACCACCACCTTATTCTAGTGGTCTATGATGGGAAATGGTATGTGTTGTTTCTCTTGTTCTATCATGCTAGTTGGTCtaaacttttccttttttggtttatttcttatattttctgtttctggagaaaaaatggaaatgaaatgaagGTGTTTGGTGttgacatattttcaaaaaacatgtcctaaaaattgttcattttagaaaatgttgaaATGTTTATTTGTGTATTTATAAAATGCAGGCATTTTTACAATTGAAAATGATTAGAAGGCAAATATGTTCATTGTTTCATGTTTGGATTTGAAAGCATCACTGTGGAAAGCGAACATGTTTATTGATTCATGTTTTGATTTGAAAAGATAAACTATTTTCATTTCACCTATCAAATGGCTGCTTACCCCACATGTGCAGTGTTTCATTTTCATCTAATGGATGTAGATTTTTCAGGTGGGATGTATGGTATGCCCCCACTGGTGGACCGCTATGGCTTGGGTTTGCCCATGGGCCATGCAGCTAtggtaagaaaaaaagaatctcTCATTGCTAGGATTTGCATTTACGATCATATTTGCAAGCTGCACAGTAATGTTTCTGCATGAGtatccattgtttttttttttttgataagaaactCCATTGGCATTTGATTTACTTTGCATTGGCTAGTTTAATTCATGTTTGAACTTAACAAGTATGGTGAATATggatttatttaatgtttaaatgTTTTGGGAAAAACTGGTTTTCCACCAGCCCTCCCATTCTTTCCTGTTCTTTCTTGCTTGAAGAAGTGAAGACAAATTGATCCAGGGACAAAATAAATGCTTCTTTGGAGTCAGAGATTGGTTTTATACATTCCTCTGTTTTCCATGTCTTTTGACCTTATGTGTGAAATTGTTCTGCAGGGCCCAAGACCAGGTTTTTTTCCTGATgataaatctcaaaaaaaaGGTGCAGGCTTGTCACACCTTTGCTATTTAATAAATTGTGACCCAATTATTTGGCATCATGGCAAATTCTTTGTCCTGACTGTTTCATCCTTTTAATGAATCTCTAGATGCAACCCGTGATAATGACTGGACCTGTCCTAAATGTGGAAATGTCAACTTCTCTTTTAGAACTGTTTGTAACATGAGGAAGTGCAATACACCAAAACCTGGATCTCAGGTTTGAGCAGCATTTCGTTTAAGAATGTAGAACTAGATTGTCATTTTTAATATCACAGCATGAAAGTTTTATCATTCAATAGCCTTTTCTTGGatgttaaacttaaaaatctaacAATCAATTGGAATCTTTGTAGTATGTTTATTACTTTCTAATAATTCTCTCTTGCAAATGCAGGCTGCAAAATCTGAGAAGAATTCTAGTGAGTTCTTTTTTAACTTGCAGCTATTATTGGCTTTGCATTAACTTTGATGCTAACATAATTCATTTATATCAGAACAAAAGATGCCTGATGGAAGTTGGAAGTGTGAGAAATGTAGCAACATAAACTATCCCTTCAGAACCAAGTGCAATAGACAGAACTGTGGGGCCGATAAACCATCTGAATCGACAAAGTCTCCTTCACCCTCACCGGACGAAAATGATCAGGTTTGTCATGTGATGCATTTTCTTTGTATGTGCATTTGTTGCTTGAAGAAGTTATTGTTTCTGTCCTTCATATGTATACACATAACAAACTTGATAAACATTCAATTTTacaatttacttttaattaaagaTCCTTTGCAATGGCaactttctctttctattgTTTGTTTACATGGATAAATCTTCGAATGGTTTTGTTTTCCTGTCTCGTTTTCCAATTTTATATTGCTTCTACCTTTGCATCCATTAATTTGCAATTATCTACTGTTCCAGTGAGTACTAGGACATGTTTGAGGGTTGAGAAGGTCCAGGGTTGTCGTCCAGCATTGCTCAATATGGGTGTCTGAAAGTCAGTCGTGTCATCTCCATGTCGCAGCGCTTGTCGTTATTCTGCCTTCTCATCATCTGTGTCAAGTTGTTGTACTAACTGCAATGGTACTTGTGGTCTTTATGGATCCTTTTCTACAGATGCATTATGTGTCGGCCAGCTTTATCTGGCAAGATTTTACAGGTTGGTTCTGGTTTCTATTAGATAGGTTTATGTACTGTTGGAATTTACTAGTGGGTATTGTTAACATTCACTATGCTACCAGCAGCAGAGACAGTACTGCGGGCTGTGTTTCtggttttttaattaagtttaaaaCGGTCTCTATGAAGTTGAAGAAGTGTCTTTTGTTTTCACCGGATGCTTCTGTTAGAAGTGTATGAAGTTCCAAAGTCTCAGGATTTTAATTAGGGTTTCATCATGTTACAGTTGTTGTGGGGAATAGAAAATGATTCTGGTATTGGTCAGTTGCATGTCAGGTGTATAAAAAggccatttttcttttcccattgGTTGCCTGTAACATGGTGGATACCTTTGTGATGTAGTCCTGTGTTGTTGCCTCAAGAAAAAAGATTGATTTAGAGTCCTGGTGCTTGGGCCTAAGACTAGAGCGTTAAATTTGTCATCAAGCTTCAATGGGGAACTTGGTTCCACAGTTGTAAATTTGCATTCTTTTAGAGTGAACCAGAGCTGTTCATGATGGCTGCGGAGAATGTACTCTTGTCGTTTCTTGTTTAGCCCACATTTGGTATCAAAAAGAACCagttatttttttgctttatgcatttatttttattgtttggcCAAACACTTTCTCTCTTTCATTAAATTATAGGGACCGGGAGTCATAGTCATAGCTTGTTTGTCGGTGGTGGTGGCCCACGAAGGCaaccaaaatgataaaatgaatgCACTCTCTCCCCAGTCCCCACCaactgttttgtttttgttttatgaatATTATAAGATAGAAATTCTCCATCTAACTATTCGATTGGAATCTTAATATACATACACATCATAATTCTTCTAAATATCAACTTAATGGAATGGTTGGGTTATGGCAgttatatcatattattttgcaCCCGCGGCTCCGCAGTCCTCTCCTTCGTCTATGTTTGCTTCATGACACAGGCGTTACTCCTAGGAATCGGATATCTCAATTCCTGAAATCGAATTCACGGTTTTCAAGGGTAGGAATGGAAATGGAGGTGGCAACTAAAGCCTGAAGGGGAACCCTTGTACAATAAACGCTAATGGTAGGATTTGAAAAGATGTTGACcatttaagtttttattaaaaaaggttGTAGTAGATGTTTGGACGATGGCTGTGATCCTTACGTCTGCATCGGTCTTTCCAGCCCTAATGCTTATGTGGGGTGGGTTGCCCCACATAGCAGCTCCAGAATTGGGTCAGTGCCAAGATTGAGTTACTAATTAATTCATAATTCTAATTCTTAGAAACAAAAGCGCAGTTACAAAATGACCCAAATTACAAGACGTTTCAACGCAATACTACAAAATGATCGTGTTTTGCATGTCAATGGACCAAAAATACATGTCACATGTTGAGTACTGCAAGGAGACCAGATGCCAGTCCCTGGAATCCGTGGCAGTGGAAGTTGATAGCTCCTGGAGATGATGGTCCATTCTCATCAAACACCATTTTTATCAAACTAAAGTGGAGACAGGCAAACATTTTGCAAAGTATGATGAATTAGGAGGCTACAAGCAAAGAATAGAGACAATTTAATTTGGCATCAATTTGAACCAGGTGATCCCACCACATAATGGTTCTCACCATTGGATTGCCTGGTTCCCTCCACTATTTGAAGATGTTAGAAAGTGAATCCAAGAGCCTACTGACCTTTCATAACGTATGACCTACACTGGGATTGGAATCAAGGAGTCAGTTCAACTGACCAGAAGAAAAGCCAGACTCGTATGGCGCTTTGAACAGCTTGAACTCTTGAAAGTGGGTGTTACCATCGCCTTGTGAAGGCAAGATATGCACCCGGGAATCAGTTGAGGGAAGCTCGGTCCTCCAGTGTTCTGAGGTTGAATGTAACATACCTTGGGACACTGCATGCATAATAGATTGAGGCATGCTGGTTTGGTTTACATGCATAGGGTGGTCAGGTGGAATTGGTTGTGTTTCACATGAGCCCCAAGAATTCGTTGACAGAAGAGAGAGAGCACGACGAAGATCCTGTGATGTGTCCAAGTTGGAAGAGATCATAGAATCCCCTAGACCTGCAGAAATTAGCCATCTAATGAGCAAGATAATATCACTTTAGGTGCACTAAGCTAAACACTTAAATCAATAGCATGAACAAAGACCACAAAAGAACCCTCCCTCTAAGCCCATCTATCCATTTGAAATTCTTAAGCTTTTCTTTTTGAACCACCTGTCTTTGACCTCTTCCTCATTTACTACAATGAGACTTTTACCGTCACTTCGAACCCATCTAAGCCGACAAGCATTAATCTTCCCCTTCTTGAAAGCCAGTAAccattttcctttctctttttgtcCCACTCATTATATAGGTCATCAAATGGATAGTTGATCTACTgttcttcatttcctttctcaTCATTTTCAATGTTACATATATTCTCCATGATATAATCtttgaaatatttccaaatGCACAGAGTTAAGGCAATAGATAACAGGATGTGATTTTTCCAGTGAAATATTTGCTTGAGGTTGAAAGTTGGTTTCAAAGTGGGATCATGTGGAAGAACATGTGGGTACTGTGTCAGGATTCCTGCCTAGTTCTTCTCAACAATCGACATAAGGTCATCATATTTCTTCcatgaaaaaattgtttgaggCCTCTGATATTCAGAAATATCAATCCAGTCTTATTGGACATTTAAAAACACGTGATTGTCAGGTAGGCAGACAATTTATTAGGGAATTTAATAGGGATAGTGTGTTAGGATGCCCAGATCCTAAGGCCAATTCGGCAATGTAATCAAATGGCTGGAGTCTGATAGCAGTAAGATCCTAAGCAAATTAGCTGGAATCATCAGAGTGCTTTGTTACCTaacaagaaaggaaaacatACCTTGATTGAGAACCTCAGCTATTGCGCCCTTAGAGTGCAAAAGCCTACTGGAATCATGACAAAGCGTACTAATGCCATTCTGCAGCTCACTGCCAGGCAAATGCAGCTGCCGGTCGATACCTCCTGTGTTACCAGGCCTTACTAACCCTTTTGTTTGTGTGAACTTGCTGCATGTGCCTTCCCATGAAGGATTTACAGCAGGCCTTGTATGAACAATGGGGACTGAGCTCAACACAAGACTCATTTGCTGCTTCCCACCTGTGTGGAGAATTCATAAATCAGATCAAACTACAAGCAGggtttgacacaaaatatcaacAGCAGCCAATATTGTTGAACATGTACACCACAAGCAGAAGTAATTTGGGCATGCAACAGAACAAAAATTGATTCATTAACT is a genomic window of Vitis riparia cultivar Riparia Gloire de Montpellier isolate 1030 chromosome 1, EGFV_Vit.rip_1.0, whole genome shotgun sequence containing:
- the LOC117923625 gene encoding LOW QUALITY PROTEIN: ranBP2-type zinc finger protein At1g67325-like (The sequence of the model RefSeq protein was modified relative to this genomic sequence to represent the inferred CDS: inserted 1 base in 1 codon), with the protein product MSQVDNRNSSAAKRARTDGSRREDDWTCPSCGNVNFSFRTTCNMRNCTQPRPADHNSKSAAKPVQVPQGYSSAPYVGSGAPSSMYLGVPPYGSSLFNGAPIPPYDGPFSGGSAYHYNYGSRLSAGSPYRPLHLSGPPPYSSGXMMGNGGMYGMPPLVDRYGLGLPMGHAAMGPRPGFFPDDKSQKKDATRDNDWTCPKCGNVNFSFRTVCNMRKCNTPKPGSQAAKSEKNSKQKMPDGSWKCEKCSNINYPFRTKCNRQNCGADKPSESTKSPSPSPDENDQ